One window of the Mixophyes fleayi isolate aMixFle1 chromosome 6, aMixFle1.hap1, whole genome shotgun sequence genome contains the following:
- the PLEKHM1 gene encoding pleckstrin homology domain-containing family M member 1, whose translation MYSSHTSAIVPDVSEIKQKITKKLASSLRALQVRYVTTDDVITSDDNDANGLCIALEAIFVHGLKAKFIKTQTEKRNKGRHVSLPQPAYWALLKAITHRNVIKQLESESYINTDVGRCRSWLRLALNECLMECYFITLQREKSRLLEYYQPFALMLDAEDCDVVLSYLQGLSSLTFSLSYKSSILNEWTASPLSLSGLWLDDSERDIQYEPSRRKSLDSVSQSSGSDDTNNSNFSDAKRKLESSSLSLDTSSSSSQLSSSLGSDEQTQTRGSVIPILSESSKFSQVTDTANTVEFTKSHAGDMDVEISPSSDMTSTSSFAHTPILEALKPNILGVELAEAPPTDVLSRAPGESVSAPSESLSNLNCVRDTLAIQTHTVNSTSHSETALTPEVCHTDDLPKSKSWISEEDFHRVDPVIFVDEAQQEHFVPSLSSDSATVHSQAMKQPTHAFNVVHRRQIGLSNPFRGLLMLGSLERKQTLGLYKQYYCELTPCEFRLQVEGDEQNCAESCSLLRCESVGPAHSDGRFELHFPGKRLYLRAPSGDEAQDWVDRIQEAVQKFRQQNDDPWEILHYPDSPQGHVEKNVSSTCKEPTSPNGSTSLSQAFDWVFHLEVEPDSLKESILYMKINKKWTRFIFSLSERALKCFLPKDSGKALYDTYNAELVKDILPDSSLGSSSCFRLVTTKSSLQLQAENTVEAKAWRELVRAAYLDSEDSAVFPTVGNFQIKLHVKEHQLFQYLLYIPTEHGLDTQNVKCAGCHKQIGFQFWKAKVCAFSGLYYCDLCHQDEISIIPSRIVHNWDLTERAVSRQALNFLKMVRNEPIFNVKYLNERLYQHALSMYELSHKREKLRLLGEYLMTCRSKALHEMSTILDQRNYLLDCAHTYSVRDLKQIADGVFESLLKSALDFASNHVFQCDLCSQKGFICLICKRDEIIYPFQFDTTTRCGDCKAVFHRPCKIASRPCPRCLQRRKCQEQRVKM comes from the exons ATGTACTCGTCCCACACCTCTGCCATTGTCCCTGATGTCAGTGAGATCAAGCAG aAAATAACGAAAAAGTTGGCGTCTTCACTCCGTGCTCTTCAGGTCCGGTATGTAACcactgatgatgtcatcaccagcGATGACAACGATGCAAATGGTCTGTGCATTGCACTCGAGGCCATCTTTGTACATGGATTAAAGGCAAAGTTCATTAAAACGCagacagaaaaaagaaataagGGGCGTCATGTCTCATTGCCCCAGCCAGCCTACTGGGCTCTGCTGAAAGCCATCACTCACAG GAACGTGATCAAACAGCTGGAAAGTGAAAGTTACATTAACACAGATGTGGGCCGTTGCCGTTCCTGGTTACGACTAGCTCTTAACGAGTGCCTGATGGAATGCTATTTCATCACGCTACAGAGAGAGAAGTCTCGGCTTTTGGAATATTACCAGCCATTTGCTTTGATGCTGGATGCAGAGGATTGTGATGTTGTGCTCAGTTATTTGCAGGGTCTGTCATCTTTGACTTTCTCTCTGTCCTATAAGTCTTCCATTCTAAATGAATGGACAGCCTCCCCGCTGTCATTATCAGGGCTGTGGCTGGACGATTCTGAACGTGATATACAGTATGAGCCTAGCAGAAGGAAGTCTCTGGATTCCGTGTCTCAGTCATCTGGCTCAGACGACACTAACAACTCCAACTTTAGCGACGCCAAAAGGAAGCTTGAGTCATCTTCCCTTAGCCTGGACACCAGTAGCTCATCTTCACAGCTCTCCTCAAGCCTTGGCTCTGATGAACAGACCCAGACTAGAGGATCCGTGATCCCCATCTTATCCGAGAGTTCCAAGTTCTCACAGGTTACAGACACAGCCAACACTGTGGAGTTCACTAAATCTCATGCTGG GGACATGGATGTTGAGATTTCTCCTTCATCTGACATGACATCTACCAGTTCATTTGCCCACACACCCATCTTGGAGGCCCTGAAACCGAACATACTGGGTGTTGAATTAGCAGAGGCCCCTCCAACAGATGTTTTAAGCCGAGCACCTGGAGAAAGTGTTTCAGCTCCTAGTGAATCGCTCTCTAATCTGAACTGTGTCCGCGACACACTGGCCATACAGACACATACAGTGAACAGCACTTCCCACAGTGAAACTGCACTCACCCCAGAAGTCTGTCACACTGACGATCTTCCA AAAAGCAAAAGTTGGATCTCCGAGGAAGATTTCCATAGAGTGGATCCCGTCATCTTTGTAGATGAGGCCCAACAAGAACACTTTGTGCCCTCTCTGTCCTCTGACTCGGCCACTGTCCACTCCCAGGCAATGAAGCAGCCTACCCATGCCTTTAATGTTGTCCATCGGCGGCAAATAG GGCTGTCCAACCCTTTCCGTGGCCTCCTGATGCTGGGATCTCTGGAGCGTAAGCAGACTCTAGGACTTTACAAGCAATACTACTGTGAGCTGACGCCTTGTGAGTTCCGCCTACAGGTGGAAGGGGATGAGCAGAACTGTGCGGAGAGTTGCTCTTTGCTGCGCTGTGAGTCCGTGGGACCTGCTCACAGTGATGGGCGCTTTGAACTTCATTTTCCTGGTAAAAGGTTGTATTTGAGGGCACCGTCTGGAGATGAAGCTCAGGATTGGGTGGACAGAATACAGGAAGCTGTTCAGAAATTTCGACAGCAGAATGATGACCCTTGGGAAATTTTACACTATCCAGATTCCCCGCAAGGTCACGTGGAAAAGAATGTCTCGTCTACATGTAAGGAACCCACCAGCCCCAATGGTAGTACGTCCTTGTCTCAGGCCTTTGATTGGGTTTTTCATTTGGAAGTGGAGCCAGACTCTTTGAAAGAGTCAATTCTGTACATGAAGATTAACAAAAAGTGGACCAGATTCATCTTTTCCTTATCGGAACGAGCCTTGAAATGTTTTCTGCCCAAAGACTCTGGGAAAGCTCTCTACGACACTTACAATGCTGAATTGGTGAAAGACATACTGCCCGATTCCAGCCTTGGCAGTTCATCATGCTTTCGTCTGGTAACCACCAAAAGCTCTTTACAGTTGCAAGCAGAGAACACGGTTGAAGCAAAAGCTTGGAGAGAGCTTGTTCGTGCCGCATACTTAGACTCCGAAGATTCTGCAGTATTCCCGACAGTTGGAAACTTCCAGATAAAATTGCATGTCAAGGAACATCAGCTCTTCCAATACCTTCTGTATATTCCAACAGAGCACGGGTTGGACACGCAGAACGTTAAgtgtgcag GTTGCCACAAACAGATTGGATTCCAGTTTTGGAAAGCAAAGGTCTGTGCATTTTCTGGGCTGTATTATTGTGATCTTTGTCACCAGGATGAAATCTCCATCATTCCCTCAAGAATAGTGCATAACTGGGATCTGACGGAACGAGCT GTGTCAAGACAAGCTTTAAACTTCCTGAAAATGGTGCGAAACGAACCAATATTTAATGTGAAGTATTTGAATGAGCGCCTCTATCAGCACGCACTGAGCATGTATGAGTTAAGCCATAAACGGGAAAAGCTGCGGTTGCTGGGCGAATATCTGATGACATGTCGCAGCAAAGCTCTTCATGAGATGAGTACAAT ccTGGATCAGCGAAATTACCTGCTGGACTGCGCTCACACGTACAGCGTGAGGGACCTGAAACAG ATCGCTGATGGAGTGTTTGAATCTCTCCTGAAATCTGCACTGGATTTTGCCAGCAACCATGTATTCCAGTGTGATCTATGCAGCCAGAAAGGCTTTATCTGCCTCATCTGTAAACGTGATGAGATTATTTACCCCTTTCAGTTTGACACCACTACCAG